The following proteins come from a genomic window of Natronosalvus vescus:
- a CDS encoding toll/interleukin-1 receptor domain-containing protein gives MTGEQVFVSHAPVDLELVQELFSTVKNFPFGVHIALEEVESGRSRKRLEGRLANSDVVVAVLTDNSANSRWVNQEIGYALAKGIPVLPLYDDETLRGGFIDGVEGVAIDRENPSFTIFNLLCRLRGELAPLGALSVPNWYIRFPCTVPDCGHPVTLDITSGQTKLWKLSQHGQRLETSCDVCATSYYFDPATIGFLGRTEGSV, from the coding sequence ATGACCGGAGAACAGGTGTTCGTGTCCCACGCACCAGTCGACCTCGAACTGGTACAGGAGCTGTTCTCGACGGTCAAGAACTTCCCGTTCGGCGTCCACATCGCGCTCGAGGAGGTCGAATCTGGCCGGTCGAGAAAACGGTTAGAGGGGAGACTCGCTAACAGCGACGTCGTCGTCGCGGTGTTGACCGACAATTCTGCGAACAGCCGGTGGGTCAACCAGGAGATTGGATACGCGCTCGCAAAAGGAATACCGGTGTTGCCGTTATACGACGACGAAACCCTTCGAGGTGGGTTCATAGACGGCGTCGAAGGCGTCGCAATCGATCGAGAGAATCCGTCGTTTACGATCTTCAACCTCCTCTGTCGGTTGCGAGGAGAACTTGCCCCACTGGGGGCGCTCTCGGTACCCAACTGGTACATCCGCTTTCCCTGTACCGTCCCCGACTGTGGGCATCCAGTGACGCTCGATATCACGTCGGGACAAACGAAACTGTGGAAACTCTCCCAGCACGGACAACGTCTCGAGACGTCGTGTGACGTCTGTGCAACGTCGTACTACTTCGATCCGGCGACGATCGGATTCCTCGGGCGAACCGAAGGCAGTGTCTGA
- a CDS encoding J domain-containing protein, with translation MAVVDERRERCDGCGKAVTLEHLTTVTMPDGERLACCPSCEPHAREAARKLDSLEHTHATCDGCRSTFSRNDLEDVVLTDGTVITCCPACLEEVPGHGAGRGQTDDSPGSTEGEGGRTHPDTGSGVETTELATRRQLCSQCHEWVTEERYHVTTIDGRTEEMCADCKELAEEKGVVSGVKMRTVEAREILRVDDDATTQEIRQAFLTQIKHAHPDKRSGSESAFKLVKEAYDRLK, from the coding sequence ATGGCTGTGGTCGACGAACGTCGCGAGCGATGTGACGGCTGTGGGAAAGCCGTCACCCTCGAGCATCTCACGACCGTGACGATGCCGGATGGAGAACGACTGGCCTGCTGTCCCTCCTGTGAACCACACGCCCGCGAGGCGGCCAGAAAACTCGATTCGCTCGAGCACACGCACGCCACCTGCGATGGCTGTCGGTCGACGTTCTCGCGAAACGACCTCGAGGACGTCGTCCTCACCGATGGCACCGTCATCACCTGCTGTCCTGCGTGCCTCGAAGAGGTTCCCGGCCACGGCGCGGGAAGAGGGCAAACTGACGATTCACCCGGGTCTACTGAGGGTGAGGGTGGCCGTACTCACCCGGATACCGGATCAGGGGTGGAAACGACTGAACTCGCAACGCGGCGACAGCTCTGTAGTCAGTGCCACGAGTGGGTTACCGAAGAGCGCTATCACGTGACGACGATCGACGGTCGGACCGAGGAGATGTGTGCCGACTGCAAGGAACTGGCCGAAGAGAAAGGGGTCGTCAGCGGGGTCAAAATGCGAACGGTCGAAGCGCGGGAGATTCTTCGTGTGGACGACGACGCGACGACCCAGGAAATTCGCCAGGCATTTCTCACCCAGATCAAACACGCCCACCCCGACAAACGGAGCGGAAGCGAGTCTGCGTTCAAGCTCGTCAAGGAAGCCTACGATCGGCTCAAATAG
- a CDS encoding multiprotein bridging factor aMBF1, whose translation MVQCEMCGAETSSPKTIKVEGAKLDVCSNCTDFGTEVKTQSTSSSTSTKYSTGSGSGSGSQSSTSASSSGGSSGSGRSRRRDMFDDMDEIVPDYDDRIRNGREQKGLSQSELANELNEKASLIHKLERGDTLPSDRVQGKLEGFLEISLTGGGGSAEDSDWDGGSSTGSYTLGDVVKRKD comes from the coding sequence ATGGTTCAGTGCGAGATGTGTGGCGCCGAGACGTCGTCCCCGAAGACCATCAAAGTCGAAGGCGCGAAGCTGGACGTGTGTTCGAACTGTACTGATTTCGGAACCGAGGTGAAAACACAGTCCACGAGTTCGAGCACGTCGACGAAGTACTCGACGGGATCCGGTAGCGGGTCGGGATCCCAGTCGAGCACCAGTGCGTCGAGTTCGGGCGGATCGAGCGGATCCGGGCGATCGCGTCGCCGGGACATGTTCGACGACATGGACGAGATCGTTCCCGACTACGACGATCGAATTCGCAACGGACGGGAGCAGAAAGGCCTCAGCCAGTCTGAGCTGGCGAACGAACTCAACGAGAAGGCCAGCCTGATCCACAAACTCGAGCGCGGCGACACGCTTCCAAGCGACCGCGTCCAGGGCAAACTAGAGGGGTTCCTCGAGATCAGCCTCACCGGCGGGGGTGGCTCAGCCGAGGATTCCGACTGGGACGGTGGGTCGTCGACGGGCAGTTACACGCTCGGTGACGTCGTCAAACGGAAGGACTGA
- a CDS encoding carbohydrate ABC transporter permease: MSLQDHIDSITVDDETEGVLDFDREKAVALAVFLIPGLTLFGIFSVAPIVYSAVGSFFSWDTFTIESFVGLDNWIRSLTDPLIVHWTNMQQFRYPMGALTHNLLWVVLHVPASTFLGLGLALLFADLKGRQILRSMVFAGFTVPPIVIGLVLMFIYDPQAGIFNEVLRVVGQEGWVRNWTQSPQVAIYALIVGGIWIHTGFSMLLYSSALSAIDPSLIESAKIDGAGPWRRFWDIVWPLVKPVTAVVVIMGIIWVMRMFDIVYAAGGAAGGPNHAYSVLGIEVYRAAFRPPIDYGMAMVVALIQLFIVAPLALYIARMN; encoded by the coding sequence AGAAGGCGGTCGCACTGGCAGTGTTCCTGATCCCCGGGTTGACACTCTTCGGGATCTTCTCGGTCGCTCCAATCGTCTATTCAGCGGTCGGGAGTTTCTTCTCGTGGGACACCTTCACGATTGAGAGCTTCGTTGGCCTCGACAACTGGATACGTTCGCTTACCGACCCGTTGATCGTCCACTGGACGAACATGCAGCAGTTCCGATATCCGATGGGCGCGCTCACACACAACCTCCTCTGGGTCGTCCTTCACGTCCCCGCGAGCACGTTCCTGGGGCTCGGGCTGGCGTTGTTGTTCGCCGACCTGAAGGGGCGACAGATCCTGCGATCGATGGTCTTCGCCGGATTCACCGTTCCGCCCATCGTCATCGGGCTGGTTCTCATGTTCATCTACGATCCCCAGGCCGGGATATTCAACGAGGTACTTCGCGTGGTCGGTCAGGAGGGGTGGGTTCGAAACTGGACGCAGTCGCCCCAGGTCGCGATTTACGCCCTCATCGTCGGCGGGATCTGGATCCACACGGGATTCAGCATGTTGCTCTACAGCTCCGCGCTGTCCGCCATCGATCCATCCCTGATCGAGTCGGCTAAAATCGACGGGGCCGGGCCGTGGCGACGGTTCTGGGACATCGTTTGGCCGCTGGTTAAGCCCGTAACCGCAGTGGTCGTCATCATGGGCATCATCTGGGTGATGCGGATGTTCGACATCGTCTACGCTGCCGGGGGCGCTGCTGGCGGCCCGAACCACGCCTATTCGGTGCTCGGTATCGAAGTGTACCGGGCCGCGTTCCGCCCGCCGATAGATTACGGGATGGCGATGGTGGTAGCGTTGATACAGCTGTTTATCGTCGCCCCCCTCGCGCTGTACATCGCCCGCATGAACTGA
- a CDS encoding DUF7289 family protein has translation MTGRWRDSRGLTPVLGLTLLIGMVAVASIGIFLVSSASLSSSADGLEDERVEQSFTQLGADLNTVAASSSDTRTVALGLEDAEGDVSLVDSGHMTITVAGVDDPIIDEPLRSIEYRDGDTVVAYEGGAVFRGSGTETRLLSGPQVEFREETLHLPVTRLNGVESVSNDRIRLSKLGSEDLTRDGPNVAGRFVRITIESPYYVGWAEHYERQVDASYVRVDHESETVTVLLGQPQPDGSYDGAVYAQGDVKDNGGTPSVNGSITASGDVNITCEEPTVCTGGEEFDLRPLDEDIAYLLETVDDDAQPIEGSTLENGTYLTDNLSLPDDLTIDLSEGNVTLVVDGYIGLNNAKIEVIGAEGTNNVARVYTTGDVAIGGGSSGVSVESDDPSRFQLYGTSEMKFAIGQGEFTGTIYAPRDEPAEGTNDVVEEYAPNADCSPDADWADVCIGTGSVDFTGSIISGPMAIAQNAELTYDPLLKTVEPTIDIKPEHLPPKLTHLTIVAHDVGVESD, from the coding sequence ATGACCGGCCGGTGGCGTGATAGCCGTGGGCTCACACCGGTGCTCGGACTGACGCTGCTGATCGGCATGGTCGCCGTTGCGAGCATCGGAATCTTCCTCGTCAGCAGCGCCTCGTTGTCCTCGTCCGCGGATGGACTCGAGGACGAACGGGTTGAGCAATCCTTTACGCAACTCGGTGCCGATCTGAACACGGTCGCCGCCTCGAGCAGTGACACGCGGACGGTAGCACTTGGGCTCGAGGATGCCGAAGGGGACGTCTCGCTCGTCGACTCCGGCCATATGACAATCACGGTTGCGGGTGTCGACGACCCGATTATCGACGAACCGCTCCGGTCGATCGAGTACCGCGACGGCGACACCGTCGTCGCCTACGAGGGCGGAGCGGTGTTCCGCGGCAGCGGCACCGAAACCCGCCTCCTCTCCGGGCCGCAGGTCGAGTTCCGTGAGGAAACCTTGCATCTCCCGGTCACGCGCCTCAATGGCGTCGAGTCGGTGTCGAACGACCGGATTCGACTATCGAAGCTCGGGAGCGAGGATCTGACGCGCGACGGCCCGAACGTTGCGGGTCGATTCGTCAGGATCACGATCGAGAGTCCCTACTACGTCGGCTGGGCCGAACACTACGAGCGCCAGGTCGATGCGTCGTACGTACGCGTCGATCACGAATCCGAGACCGTGACCGTTCTGCTTGGACAACCCCAGCCAGACGGTTCCTACGACGGTGCCGTCTACGCACAGGGGGACGTGAAGGACAACGGCGGAACGCCCTCGGTCAACGGATCGATAACGGCGAGCGGGGACGTCAATATCACCTGCGAGGAACCGACCGTCTGTACCGGCGGTGAAGAGTTCGACTTGCGTCCGCTCGACGAAGACATCGCGTACCTCCTCGAGACGGTCGATGACGACGCGCAACCGATCGAAGGATCGACGCTCGAGAACGGCACCTACCTGACGGATAACCTATCGCTGCCGGACGACCTGACGATCGATCTGAGCGAAGGGAACGTGACGCTCGTCGTCGACGGCTACATCGGGCTCAATAACGCGAAGATCGAGGTTATTGGCGCGGAAGGAACGAATAATGTCGCCCGGGTCTATACCACTGGCGACGTCGCGATCGGCGGCGGAAGCAGCGGCGTTTCCGTCGAATCGGACGATCCGTCGCGATTCCAGCTCTATGGGACCTCCGAGATGAAATTCGCGATCGGGCAAGGGGAGTTCACGGGAACGATCTACGCACCGCGTGACGAACCGGCTGAGGGGACGAACGACGTGGTCGAGGAGTACGCCCCCAATGCAGACTGTTCACCCGATGCCGACTGGGCGGACGTCTGTATCGGCACGGGGAGCGTCGACTTCACCGGCTCGATCATCTCTGGGCCGATGGCGATCGCTCAGAACGCGGAACTGACCTACGACCCGCTCCTGAAAACGGTCGAGCCGACCATCGACATCAAACCCGAACACCTGCCGCCCAAACTAACCCACCTCACCATCGTCGCCCACGACGTCGGCGTCGAAAGCGACTGA
- a CDS encoding CDP-alcohol phosphatidyltransferase family protein — MTLDKLRPYISGFLDPFVNGFDRVGMTPDAVSVIAGLMAVAAAAAFYLGGVAHPIWYVGGAIFVFLNGWLDIIDGALARKQEVASAAGDLLDHVLDRYADIIVIGGLAAGIGDYLLGFLAVTGVVMTSYLGTQAQAVGMDRVYGGLVGRADRLAIIGIVGFLAYPLETVDIAGLGLIGWLLVFLAVIGHITAAQRFFYAWNVLD, encoded by the coding sequence ATGACGCTGGATAAGCTTCGTCCGTACATCTCTGGGTTCCTCGATCCGTTCGTGAACGGGTTCGATCGGGTGGGGATGACGCCAGACGCCGTGAGTGTGATTGCCGGATTGATGGCAGTCGCCGCGGCGGCCGCGTTCTACCTCGGCGGTGTCGCCCATCCGATCTGGTACGTCGGCGGTGCGATCTTCGTGTTCCTGAACGGGTGGCTCGACATCATCGACGGCGCCCTCGCACGGAAACAGGAGGTCGCCTCCGCCGCTGGTGACCTGCTCGATCACGTCCTCGATCGCTACGCCGACATCATCGTCATCGGCGGCCTCGCCGCCGGTATCGGCGACTATCTGCTCGGCTTTCTGGCGGTCACTGGCGTCGTCATGACCTCCTACCTCGGCACGCAGGCGCAGGCCGTCGGCATGGATCGCGTCTACGGCGGGCTGGTCGGTCGAGCCGACCGCCTGGCGATCATCGGCATCGTCGGCTTTCTCGCCTATCCGCTCGAGACGGTGGACATCGCGGGGCTGGGTCTGATCGGCTGGCTGCTGGTCTTCCTCGCCGTCATCGGGCACATTACGGCCGCCCAGCGGTTCTTCTACGCCTGGAACGTACTCGACTAG
- a CDS encoding ornithine cyclodeaminase family protein produces the protein MTDLVFLTSEDVTGLATAADYVDAVREAYRQRGQGAPAEPRTALFRSEPGGLFTSYTALLPETGAMGGYMYSAGFGAKDAWFMTPLFDADSGEPLALLDGAHMNPFKTGAAGAVAVDALARTDARTLAVIGTGPQARGQLQTTATVRDFETVRVFSPTKSNRTAFAADFDDRLEADVVAVDSSAAAVENADVVITATTATEPVFDGSLLEPGTHVTAMGQYHPKKRELDTTTIERATYVPDLRERATSDAGSFLAALEAGVVDTDHIHAELGEVVAGEHPGRTSDDEITVFDSGGTGIETVAAAAMLYERAVEQGLGTTLSLSPASEALTGERP, from the coding sequence ATGACCGACCTCGTCTTTCTCACCAGTGAGGACGTCACCGGGCTTGCAACGGCAGCCGACTACGTCGACGCCGTTCGCGAGGCGTATCGACAGCGCGGTCAGGGCGCGCCAGCCGAACCACGAACCGCCCTGTTTAGATCGGAACCTGGCGGCCTTTTCACCAGCTATACGGCCCTTCTGCCCGAAACCGGCGCAATGGGTGGATACATGTACAGCGCCGGCTTCGGTGCCAAGGACGCCTGGTTCATGACGCCCCTTTTCGACGCCGATAGCGGCGAACCGCTGGCGCTGCTCGACGGCGCACACATGAACCCGTTCAAGACGGGTGCTGCCGGGGCCGTCGCCGTCGACGCACTCGCCCGGACGGACGCGCGTACGCTCGCGGTCATCGGTACCGGCCCGCAGGCACGCGGACAGCTTCAGACGACCGCGACTGTCCGAGACTTCGAGACGGTTCGCGTCTTCTCACCCACAAAATCGAACCGCACTGCGTTTGCCGCCGACTTCGACGACCGCCTCGAGGCCGACGTGGTCGCCGTCGACTCCAGCGCGGCGGCCGTCGAGAACGCTGACGTCGTCATTACGGCGACGACCGCGACCGAACCCGTCTTCGACGGCTCGTTGCTCGAGCCCGGAACCCACGTGACGGCGATGGGTCAGTACCACCCGAAAAAGCGCGAACTCGACACGACGACGATCGAACGGGCGACGTACGTCCCCGACCTCCGCGAGCGAGCGACGTCCGATGCTGGATCGTTTCTGGCGGCGCTCGAGGCCGGGGTCGTCGATACCGATCACATTCATGCAGAACTGGGAGAGGTCGTCGCCGGTGAACACCCAGGACGAACGAGCGACGACGAGATTACGGTGTTCGACAGCGGCGGGACGGGAATCGAGACCGTCGCTGCGGCGGCCATGTTGTACGAACGGGCGGTAGAACAGGGGCTGGGAACGACGCTGTCACTCTCACCGGCGAGCGAGGCGTTGACCGGGGAGCGACCCTGA
- a CDS encoding carbohydrate ABC transporter permease, giving the protein MVEDDPLEPTGIDAGPERSTDHDRYPSVADVPDVPPTADLTWRTRIAESIPGKRRTLKYVVAIAIAVLWIVPFIGLFMASIRPLPEIIGGWWQLEGMTVTFENYSRAWDYSTAPMRQALLNTFIVTIPAVLVVMLLGVMAAYPFARFEFPLKTTLFFLILLVMAAPPELIAMGNYNALREFGLFDTYMGLILIHIGWGLGWVVLFLRNFLLGIPEELEEAARVDGASRYQIFRTIILPLSTPALVSVAVIQFTWVWNAFFFPLVFMRSPELYLAPQVLPLMRGRVQVEWGLIAAGSIMTMAVPVILFLVLQRYYKRGMVAAVAD; this is encoded by the coding sequence ATGGTAGAAGACGACCCCCTCGAACCGACAGGCATCGACGCTGGCCCCGAACGATCAACCGATCACGATCGGTACCCGTCGGTCGCCGACGTTCCGGACGTTCCCCCGACGGCTGACCTGACCTGGCGGACGCGTATCGCCGAATCTATTCCCGGGAAGCGTCGAACCCTCAAGTACGTCGTCGCCATCGCCATCGCCGTCCTCTGGATAGTGCCGTTCATCGGGTTGTTCATGGCGTCGATCCGACCCCTTCCGGAGATCATCGGCGGCTGGTGGCAGCTCGAGGGGATGACTGTCACGTTCGAGAACTACTCCCGGGCGTGGGACTACAGCACTGCGCCGATGCGACAGGCGTTGCTCAACACGTTCATCGTCACCATCCCGGCGGTGCTCGTCGTGATGCTACTCGGCGTGATGGCGGCGTACCCGTTCGCCCGATTCGAGTTCCCGCTGAAGACGACGCTGTTTTTCCTGATCCTGCTGGTCATGGCCGCGCCGCCGGAACTCATCGCGATGGGAAACTACAACGCCCTCCGTGAGTTCGGATTGTTCGATACCTACATGGGACTGATACTGATCCACATCGGGTGGGGGCTCGGCTGGGTCGTGCTGTTCCTGCGAAACTTCCTCCTCGGCATTCCGGAGGAGCTCGAGGAAGCCGCACGCGTCGACGGAGCCTCGCGCTACCAGATCTTTCGGACGATCATCCTGCCACTCTCGACGCCGGCGCTCGTGTCGGTCGCGGTCATCCAGTTCACGTGGGTCTGGAACGCCTTCTTCTTCCCCCTGGTGTTCATGCGCTCGCCCGAACTCTACCTCGCACCACAAGTTCTTCCACTCATGCGCGGACGGGTGCAGGTCGAGTGGGGACTCATCGCTGCCGGATCGATCATGACGATGGCGGTGCCGGTAATTCTGTTCCTGGTGCTCCAGCGGTACTACAAGCGCGGGATGGTTGCCGCGGTGGCGGATTGA
- a CDS encoding adenylate kinase family protein — MRVAITGTPGTGKTTASSLLEPRLEGYDVIHLNEVLEREGLYTEVDEERDSKVADLDALAAWLEGRKDVLVESHLAHHFEVDRVAVLRCEPSQLENRLRNRGESTAKAQENAESEALDVVLAEAVDIHGQESVYEIDTTDRDPEAVADDLEAVVRGDREPSAGTVDFVGYLA, encoded by the coding sequence ATGCGCGTGGCCATCACCGGCACGCCCGGAACGGGGAAGACGACGGCCTCGTCGCTCCTCGAGCCCCGTCTCGAGGGTTACGACGTCATCCACCTCAACGAGGTACTCGAGCGGGAGGGGCTGTACACCGAGGTCGACGAGGAGCGAGACAGCAAGGTCGCCGACCTCGACGCGCTCGCGGCGTGGCTCGAGGGACGGAAGGACGTCCTCGTCGAGTCGCACCTGGCTCACCACTTCGAAGTAGACCGGGTCGCCGTGTTGCGGTGTGAACCATCGCAACTCGAAAATCGGCTCCGCAATCGGGGGGAATCCACGGCGAAAGCCCAGGAGAACGCCGAAAGTGAGGCCCTCGACGTCGTCCTCGCGGAAGCAGTCGATATCCACGGGCAGGAATCGGTCTACGAAATCGACACCACCGACCGTGACCCTGAAGCGGTGGCGGACGACCTCGAGGCGGTCGTTCGCGGCGATCGGGAACCGAGCGCTGGCACCGTCGACTTCGTGGGGTACCTGGCATGA
- a CDS encoding ABC transporter substrate-binding protein → MGESDWQIDRRTVLEAIGIGTVGLAGATNVQARSTVQEGEVTVTAVWTDDEEEDFLAVVDYAEEETGIDISYAPRDTETLLSQTLMDYETGIATADIVVLPMEGRVRRDGEAGHLEPVGDLWDEDDYTTDHATVSVNDEVYAAPFGGDLKPGFWYRQSFFDDHDLEEPDDYDAFLDLLAEIDGIDGVEAPLASGNGDGWPLSDVTEAFILRQDDGHELQVDLIEGEADFTDDRIITAFEELQELHLEGYFSEVRDFGIQYEFFWSNETPLYFMGSWTPAFGAIEDPEDLNYFMLPGAEAMVTSINWFTIPAYVDDPDAARDALEAIISADGQEVWTERGGFVPTAVDVSEDAYELDVMRDLTEEADEVELVPDLDDALGDPFQAEFWSQLLGFWAEPDQDVEPITEALDDVLQETVGDDEA, encoded by the coding sequence ATGGGCGAGTCCGACTGGCAAATCGATCGACGTACCGTACTGGAAGCGATAGGCATTGGCACCGTGGGTCTGGCAGGGGCGACCAACGTACAGGCTCGTTCGACCGTGCAGGAGGGTGAGGTCACCGTCACTGCGGTCTGGACAGACGACGAGGAGGAAGACTTCCTCGCCGTCGTCGACTACGCCGAGGAGGAGACCGGCATAGACATCTCCTACGCACCCCGGGACACCGAAACACTCCTGTCGCAAACCCTCATGGATTACGAGACGGGAATCGCGACCGCCGACATCGTCGTGTTGCCGATGGAAGGTCGGGTTCGACGCGACGGCGAAGCCGGCCACCTCGAGCCGGTGGGCGACCTCTGGGACGAGGACGACTACACCACCGATCACGCGACGGTGTCGGTGAACGACGAGGTGTACGCCGCGCCGTTCGGCGGCGATCTCAAGCCGGGATTCTGGTATCGCCAGTCGTTTTTCGACGATCACGACCTCGAGGAACCGGACGACTACGACGCGTTCCTCGACCTGCTCGCGGAGATCGACGGAATAGACGGCGTCGAAGCGCCGCTGGCTTCAGGAAACGGCGACGGATGGCCGCTCAGCGACGTCACGGAGGCCTTCATCCTTCGACAGGACGACGGCCACGAGCTTCAGGTCGACCTCATCGAGGGGGAAGCCGACTTCACTGACGACCGGATCATCACGGCGTTCGAGGAGCTCCAGGAACTCCACCTCGAGGGATACTTCAGCGAGGTTCGTGACTTCGGGATCCAGTACGAGTTCTTCTGGTCGAACGAGACGCCGTTGTACTTCATGGGGTCGTGGACGCCAGCGTTCGGCGCGATCGAGGATCCCGAGGATCTGAACTACTTCATGCTCCCCGGGGCGGAAGCGATGGTGACGAGTATCAACTGGTTCACCATCCCCGCGTACGTCGACGACCCAGATGCGGCGAGAGACGCGCTCGAGGCGATCATTTCGGCCGACGGACAGGAGGTCTGGACCGAACGCGGCGGTTTCGTCCCCACGGCGGTCGACGTCTCCGAGGACGCCTACGAACTCGACGTCATGCGCGATCTCACCGAGGAGGCCGACGAGGTCGAACTCGTCCCCGACCTGGACGACGCGCTCGGTGATCCGTTCCAGGCGGAGTTCTGGTCGCAACTGCTCGGGTTCTGGGCGGAACCGGATCAAGACGTCGAGCCGATTACCGAGGCGCTCGACGACGTGCTCCAGGAGACGGTCGGGGACGACGAGGCATAA
- the tpiA gene encoding triose-phosphate isomerase: protein MFVLINLKTYPCDPVSVAQAASDVNETTDARIGVAAQAPHLERVAATGVETWAQHVDPIEYGSNTGHTLAEAVDDAGAVGTLINHSERRLTLADIDGSVRAAERAGLETVVCANNPAQIGAVTALGPDSVAVEPPELIGTGTPVSQADPDVVEDAVEAAAQVDPDVTVLCGAGISTGEDVVAAGELGSSGVLLASGVAKADDPAAALADLVDPL from the coding sequence ATGTTCGTGCTGATCAATCTCAAGACCTATCCGTGCGACCCCGTTTCGGTCGCCCAGGCCGCTAGCGACGTCAACGAGACTACCGATGCCCGCATCGGGGTCGCAGCCCAGGCACCACACCTCGAGCGCGTCGCCGCTACTGGCGTTGAAACATGGGCCCAGCACGTCGACCCGATCGAGTACGGGAGCAACACCGGACACACCCTCGCCGAAGCGGTCGACGACGCCGGGGCCGTTGGCACGCTGATCAATCACTCCGAACGCCGACTGACGCTCGCCGATATCGACGGCTCCGTCCGGGCGGCCGAGCGAGCCGGCCTCGAGACGGTCGTCTGTGCCAACAATCCGGCCCAGATCGGTGCCGTGACCGCACTCGGCCCCGATTCAGTCGCCGTCGAACCGCCCGAACTGATCGGCACGGGAACCCCCGTGAGTCAGGCCGATCCGGACGTCGTCGAAGACGCCGTCGAGGCAGCGGCCCAGGTCGACCCCGACGTGACCGTCCTGTGTGGTGCCGGCATCAGCACCGGTGAGGACGTCGTCGCCGCCGGCGAACTCGGCTCGAGCGGCGTCTTGCTCGCCAGTGGCGTGGCGAAAGCCGACGACCCGGCGGCAGCACTGGCCGACCTGGTCGACCCACTCTGA
- the hisC gene encoding histidinol-phosphate transaminase, producing the protein MHPRDLSDHVAYQAGRGIEEVARELGRDPSTFVKLASNENAHGPSPAAVEAIEAAAPGVSSYPKATHADLTAAIADRWDVESPQVWLANGGDGAIDYLSRAMLEPGDDVLVPTPGFAYYGMSARFHHGDVAEYELERANDFAQDADTILEAYDGERIVYLTSPHNPSGSTIDLEAVEEIAGETDEETLVVVDEAYGEFADVDSAVALLEGRDGFAKRDDVAVIRTFSKAYGLAGLRLGYAVVPESWADAYTRVNTPFAASELACRAGLAALDDHEHVERTIETVTAARKRMSEEIDAHVWPSAGNFVLVDVGEATPVADAMQERGVIVRDCTSFGLPGCIRITCGTDRETGRAIETLNEVLEAGATNLSNRPQTGGA; encoded by the coding sequence ATGCACCCACGCGATCTGTCCGACCACGTCGCCTACCAGGCGGGTCGAGGCATCGAGGAGGTCGCCCGTGAACTCGGGCGCGATCCGTCGACGTTCGTCAAACTCGCGTCGAACGAGAACGCCCACGGCCCCTCACCGGCGGCCGTCGAGGCCATCGAAGCCGCTGCACCAGGGGTCAGCTCCTATCCAAAGGCGACACACGCCGACCTCACCGCTGCAATCGCCGACCGGTGGGACGTCGAGTCGCCGCAGGTCTGGCTGGCGAACGGCGGCGACGGTGCGATCGACTACCTCTCGAGGGCGATGCTCGAGCCGGGTGACGACGTGCTCGTTCCCACGCCGGGATTCGCCTACTACGGCATGAGTGCCCGATTCCACCACGGCGACGTCGCCGAGTACGAACTCGAGCGAGCGAACGACTTCGCCCAGGACGCGGACACCATCCTCGAGGCGTACGACGGCGAACGAATCGTCTACCTCACGAGCCCGCACAACCCATCGGGCTCGACGATCGACCTCGAAGCGGTCGAGGAAATCGCCGGCGAAACCGACGAGGAGACGCTGGTCGTCGTCGACGAGGCCTACGGCGAGTTCGCCGACGTCGACAGCGCCGTGGCCCTGCTCGAGGGTCGAGACGGTTTCGCGAAACGCGACGATGTGGCCGTGATCCGCACGTTCTCGAAGGCGTACGGCCTCGCCGGGTTACGTCTCGGCTACGCCGTCGTTCCCGAGAGCTGGGCGGACGCGTACACGCGGGTGAATACCCCGTTCGCCGCGAGCGAACTGGCCTGCCGGGCCGGACTGGCCGCCCTCGACGACCACGAACACGTCGAACGGACGATCGAGACGGTGACCGCCGCTCGAAAGCGGATGTCAGAGGAGATCGATGCCCACGTCTGGCCGAGTGCGGGCAACTTCGTCCTCGTCGACGTCGGCGAGGCGACGCCGGTCGCTGACGCGATGCAAGAACGCGGCGTTATCGTCCGTGACTGTACGAGTTTCGGGCTGCCTGGGTGTATTCGGATCACCTGTGGCACCGATAGGGAGACCGGGCGAGCGATCGAGACGCTCAACGAGGTTCTCGAGGCGGGCGCGACGAACCTATCCAACCGTCCGCAGACGGGAGGTGCCTGA